The nucleotide window GCTCGCTCGATTGCGGAAAGGCCCCACGTACCACGAAATCGAACTTGCCTTGCAGCGGGTCGAGGGTTTCGTCGCAGTACCTTACGTCCAGGGTGACTTTGGGGTGGCAGCGGGAGAACTCGGCGAGCACCTGTGGCAGCACATGCTCACCCAGCAGTTGCGGCACGGCAAAGCGTATCCAGCCCTCGGCGCTACCACTGAGCGCGGCCAACTCTTCGGCCGCATCACGTTGCACATCCAGCAAGCGTTCGGCATGGGGCAGCAGGCGCTCACCGGCTTCGGTGAGGGTGACGGCGTTGGCGTTGCGGTTTAGCAGCTTGCTTCCTGCGTTGTCTTCAAGGGTTTGCACCGCACGGGTTACCGCGCTGGGTGAGCGCCCCAGCGCGCGAGCGGCGGCCACGAAGCTGCGCTTGTGTGCCACGCTGACGAACGCCTGGATTTCCCGCAACATGTCCAATGCCATTGCCTGCTCCTTGTTGCAGTTTTTGCAATATGGCATTTCAACACAAGCGCAGCACTTTGATTAGCCTTGCTGGGGTCTTCTCTGCCTGGAACCGCGTCATGATGGATGTTGCTGTGCTTTCTGTGTTCGCCTTTGCCGCCGGGCTGATCGACGCCGCAGTGGGGGGCGGCGGGCTGATCCAGATCCCGGCCTTGTTCAACGTGCTGCCCACCGCGCAACCAGCGGCGTTGCTCGGCACCAACAAGCTGGCGTCAGTGTGTGGTACGGCCTTCGCGGCGCGCTCGTTCATTCGCAAGGTGACGCTGGACTGGGGGCTGATCGTGCCGGCAGCGCTCAGCGCCTTTGTCATGTCGTTCGCAGGCGCGGCCACGGTATCACTGGTGCCGCCCAGTGTGATGCGCCCGGCAGTGCTGGTGATGATCGTGCTGATGGCCATCTACACCTTCTGCAAGAAAGACTTCGGCACGCTGCACAAACCCGCGAAGATCGGCCGCAAGGAGCAGTGCCTGGCGGTGCTGATCGGTGGCGCGATCGGTTTTTACGATGGCCTGTTCGGCCCGGGCACCGGCAGCTTCCTGATCTTCCTTTTCATCCGCTTCTTCGCCTTGGACTTCCTGCACGCCTCGGCCTCGGCCAAGGTGGTGAACATTGCCACCAACCTGGCGGCGCTGGTGTTCTTCGTGCCCTCGGGCAACGTGCTGTATGCCATCGCCCTGCCCATGGCGGCGTGCAACGTGCTTGGGGCCCTTACCGGCACCTGGCTGGCAGTACGCAAGGGCGCAGGCTTTGTGCGCGGGCTGTTCCTGATACTGCTGTGCGTGCTGATCGCCAAGCTGTCGTGGGACTTGCTGGCCGGTTGAGTCACACCACCTGGCGCTGCGCTTCGGCCTGCTCCACACGGTTGCGGCCATGGGCCTTGGCCCGGTACAGCGCCTGATCGGCGCTTGCCAGCAACGCGTCCAGGCTGGGGGCCGGGATATTGGCGTCGCAGCCGGCCAGGCCGATACTCACGGTAATCTGCAGGCGCTGGTCGGCCTGCACCACGTGCAGGTCCTGTACCGCGCGGCGCAGGCGTTCGGCGGTGAACTTGGCGCGTTCTGGCGCAAGGCCCGGGAGGATGACGACAAACTCCTCGCCGCCCAGACGCGCGAGCAGTTCATCGTTGTGCAACTGGTCTTGCAGGGTGCTGGCGAACTGGCGCAGCACCTGGTCACCGACCCCGTGGCCATGGGCATCGTTGATCGACTTGAAGTGGTCGATGTCCAGCATCATCAGGGTCAGTGGCAGTGCCTGGGCATGCTGCTGGCGGCTGTCCAGCAGCGCGTTGGCGCGGCGGGTGAAGGCACTGCGGGTGAGCACGCCGGTCAGGTGGTCGATGGTGGCCTGGTGCGCCAGGCGGGCCATCAGGCTGCGGTTGGCCTGGCTGACGCAGGCCACCACCAGCGGGCCGAGCACCAGCATGGCAATGCCCAGGCGGGCCGACATCAGCGTGGTCACCCCGGGCTCGCTTTGCGGCACGCTGAAGTGCATGAGGTTTTGCGCCACCGCCACAATCAAGGTGCTGCCGGCGGTGAGTGTCAGCAGCGAAACCATGAATGGCGAGTAGGTCCAGGCACACCACAGCAAGGCGGCAATCGGGAAGGCGATGGCACCGGGGCCGCCAAAGGCAATGCTGAGCGCCAGCGAGACCAGCAGCACCAGCAGCGGCGCCAGGCGGATGGCCTGGGCACCTCCGCGCACCAGGGCCCGTACCGAGGGCGCGGTGAGCAGCACCGGCAGCACCAGCACGCTAGTCGAGAACTGTTCGCTGAACCAGGCCAGCCAGGTGGCGCGCAAGGATTGCTCGAACCAGGGTGCAGCCATGACCGCTGCCATGCTGGCCGCCACCATGGCGGCGGCGGCACAGGCGGCGAACACGCTGAGTACGCCGTGCGGGGTGCGCATGCGCCGGTGCAGCCGTGGCAAGCGCGACAGCAGCTGCCAGAGGGTTACTACCACAGCAAGATTGCACAGGTTGAACCACAGGGCCGGCCCCCAGGCACTGCCACACAACAGGTCGGCGCCGACCATGGCCAGCCACACCAGGCTGAAGCCGGTCAGGGTGGCTTGGCGGGGGTAGCGCAACAGTACGCCGGCCACCACAGCGTTCACTGGCCAGAACAGCGACAGCGATTCGATCGGGCGTGCCAGGATGCCGCCCAGGGTGAGGGCAAAGGTCAGGCAAAGCAGAACGACATAAGACAACAAGCGCGATTGGGCTGGAAAAACCATGAACTCGACCGGCAAGCGGAAACGAAATCCAGGACAACGCCTTGAAGCACCTGGGGCAATAACCCGCAGTGTGTTTCGTCAGCCCAGTTGATGTCAATCTGCCGCGATCGGCCGAGATAATGTCAAATTGCCTCTAATCCTTGTTGCTTTCCTTTACAACCCGAAGAACCACGGCACCATCACGACGGTGACCACCATCACCAGCACGGTGAACGGCACGCCGATTTTGACGAAGTCGGCGAAGCGGTATTGCCCCGGCCCCAGTACCAGTGTGTTGACCGGCGATGACACCGGCGTCATGAATGCCGCCGATGCGGCCAGGGCCACGGTCATGGCAAACGGGTAGGGTGACATGCCCAGTTGCGCGGCGGTACTGACAGCTACCGGCGCCATCAATACCGCAGTGGCCGTGTTGGAAATGAACAGGCCAATCACCGCCGTGACGGCGAACAGGCAGGCGAGAATGGCACTGGGGCCGGCGCCACCCAGCACGCTGACCAGCCCGCCCACCGCCAGGTCGATACCACCGGTTTTTTGCAGTGCCTGGGCGAACGGCAGCATGCCGACGATCAGCACCAGGCTTTGCCAATGAATGGCCCGATAGGCGCTGTTCATGTCGATGCAGCGGCCGGCGCCCATCAGCAGGCAACCGATCAAGGCCGCGATGACATTGGGCACGGCACCGCTCACCATCAGCCCGACCATCACCGCCAGGCTAAGTAACGCCTGTGGCGCGCGGGTGCGGGCTGGCGCGACCTGGTCGATCTCGGCTGGCAGGCTCAGTACCAGAAAGTCCTTGGGCTGGCTTTGCAACTGGCGCACGGCCTTCCACGGGCCGACCACCAGCAAGGTATCGCCAAGGCGCAGCTTTTCTTCCACCAGTTGCTCTTCGATAGCGGCCTGTTCGCGGCGCAGGCCGACCACGTTGAGGCCGAAGCGGGTGCGAAAGGCCAGTTCGAGAATGCTCTTGCCGATCAACTGCGAGCCCGGCGGCAGCGAGACCTCGGCCATGCCCAGCTCCTGGGACTGATCGATGAAGTAGGCTGCCTTGAAGTGCAGGGGCTCCAGTTGCATGGTCTGGCACAGGCTGCGCAGATCGTCGCGGTTGGCGAACAGGTCAAGCAGCAGCACATCGCCCTGGTGCAGTACGGTGTTGGAGTCGGCGCCGATCACCCGTGTGGTGAACTTGTGCTGGCGCTCGATGCCGATCACGTTGGCGCCGTGACGGGTGCGCAACTCCAGCTCGCCGAGGGTATGGCCGATCAGCGGTGAATCAGGGCGTATGCGCAGGCGCCGTTCACGGCCGTTGAGCTTGTAGTCCAGCACCAGGTCCAGCAGTGTGCGGCGGGTTTCCACGCGGCCGTCCTTGCGTACTTCGCCGTTCAGCCAGTGGCGGGTCAACAGCATGTAGCCGATGCCCAGCACCAGCACCACCAGGCCGAACGGGGTAAAACTGAAGAAGCTGAAGCCCGCTTCGCCATTGCGCACCAGCTCGCTGTGCACCACCACGTTGGGCGGCGTGGCCACCAGGCTGAGCATGCCGCTGATCAGCCCGGCAAACGCCAGAGGCATCATCAGGCGGCTGGGCGACAGCTGCAGGCGCGCGGCAATGCTTAGTACCACCGGGATGAAAATGGCCACCACGCCGGTGGAACTCATCATCGACCCCAGCCCGGCCACGGCCACCATCAGCAGCACCAGCAGGCGTGTCTCGCTATTGCCGGCCCGCTCGCTCATCCATTCGCCAATACGGTAGGCAATACCGGTGCGCACCAGGCCTTCGCCGATCACGAACAGCGCGGCGATCAGTACCACGTTGGGGTCGCTGAAGCCGGCCAGGGCCTGCTCCACGGTGAGGATGCCGAGCAGCGGCAGGGCCAGAATCACCATCAGCGCGACCACGTCCATGCGTGGGCGATTGATGATGAACAGGACAACGACGATGGCCAGCAGGCCGAGGACCCAGAGCAGATCTTGGTTCATGGGGAGGGGGTGTTCCTTCACACGGGGCACGATAGACAGTAGCAGTCAGTGTGCCAGCTTGTGATGAAGGGGGTGTTGATGTGCTGCAACAAAAAGGGCCGCTATGCGGCCCATCGCCGGCAAGCCAGGCTCCCACAGGATTGCATATGCCTTGCGGCCAATGCTGTCGAGGTAAGAGCTGGTTTACCGGGTATGGGCTGCGCAGCAGCCCTTGAGTCAGCTAATCAGTGACGGTGACGGCGGTGCTTCTTGCTGCCGCGGTTGTCGTCACCCAGGTGGTTGCCGAGGGCACCGCCAGCGGCGCCGCCCAGGCCGGCACCCACGGTCGAACCGGTCTTGCCGCCCACCGCGCCGCCCAGCAGCGAGCCGCCAGCCGAACCCAGGCCACCGCCGATAGCGGCTTCGGTACGGTTGCCCTTGCGTGCACCTACCGCACTGCCGGCTGCGCCGCCCACGCCGGCACCGATGGCCGCGCCGGTCTTGCCGCCGAGTTGTTGACCGACAACGTTACCCAGGACACCACCCAGGCCGCCGCCGATGGCGGCAGTACCGTCACCGGCGAAAGCGCCTTGGCACAGCAGCAGGCCGAGGGCAAGGGAAGGCAGAGTCAGACGCATGATACGAACCTCAAAGGAATCATCAGGTTAAGTTGCCGCGCAACGGGCGGCAGGTCAGGGGGGCAAAGACGCTTCAGCGATAGTCGCGGTCACCGCGGTACTGACGATTGTCATCGTCATCGCGGTCATGCCGATGGTGGTGGCGATGGCCACGGTCGCGGTCACGCCAGCCATCGTCGTCGTCATGGTAGCGATGGCTGTGGCAGCCTGCGGTCAGCAGAAATGCAGCAATCAGCGTAAGGCTTGCAAAGCGGGTCATCACGATATAGGTCCTTGATCCGCAACGGTTTACGGGACACTTCCTGAGACTGGGAATGATCCATTTGGTTTCCCGGGCGGGCAAAAAATTGTCGCTGCGGTGATGAGCGGCGTGCTTGCAGGCTGTTGTTCTGTCCCATTCGGTCATGGTCGCGCGGGCAATGTCCCTCTAAACTGTGGGGCAAGCCGCAGTCAAGACGGCAATCTGCCACTCGGTGAATCACGATGATCGCCCATACCCCCACGTTGTTCGCCGCCGTTGCACTGGTTGCAACCATTCTGGCCTTCTGCCTGTTGCTGGTCGGGCGCAGCAACCGCCGTGACAACCTGCTGCTCACCGGTTGCGGGCTGCTGGTGCATGCGCTGGCTTATGTCTGCTACACCGTCTATGCCCAGGCCCCGCTGTGGGTCAGCTACGGCCTGGGCAACAGCTTGCTGTCGCTGGCCCTGGCGTTCTACACCGCCAGCCTGTTCCGGGTGCGTGAGCAGGTGGTGCCTTGGCGTGTCATTTTCCTCATCCCCGCCTGCATGCTGGTGGGGCTGATGATGCTGCTCGATACGCTGGAGCCGCGCATGCTGCTGGCGACGCTGGTATTGATGCTGCAGTGCTCGATGATTCTTTACTGGGCGTGGCGCCATGCCGAGCGGCCGGGCAGGGCCCACCTGCTGCTGCAGATCGGTGCGTTGATCAGCCTGATCGGCCTGGGCATGCGTGTGGTCGCGGTGGCCAATGGCACGGCGGTGGAAATGCGTTACGACACCAGCAACCTCAAGCAAAGCATTTCCGTGGCAATCGGCACGGCGACGGTGATGATGTATTCGATCGGGCTGGTGCTGATGGCCAAGGAGCGCAGCGAGTCCCGTTTGCAGCACCTGGCCCTGCACGATGTGCTGACCGGCACATTCAACCGCAGGGCGATACTGGAACGGTTTGCCGTGGAACTGGACCATGCTCGCCAGCAACACGCCAGCCTGGCTGTGGCAATGATCGACATCGACCATTTCAAGCGCATCAACGACCTGTATGGGCATCTGGCCGGCGACGAGGTGTTGTGCCATTGCGTGCGCCAGTTGCAGCAGCGGCTGCGCCAGGGTGACAGCCTGGGCCGTTATGGTGGCGAAGAATTCCTGCTTTTGCTGCCGGGCAGTGACCGCAGTGGCGCGATGGCTGCGCTGCAAGGGCTGCGCGAGGCCATTGCGCGCAGCCCGGCGCGCTTTGCCGGTGACCAGATCGAACTGCGCTTCAGCGTCGGCTTGTGGTGTGGTGTGCCGGGCCCCAAAGACAGCACTGCCAACCTGCTGGCCCAGGCCGATGCGGCGCTATACCAGGCCAAGGCCGCCGGGCGCAACACGGTGCACATGGCGGCGTTGATCCAGGCGGGATGAATCAGGATGCCGGCTGAATCGCCAGCACTACCCCGTTGGTGATCTGCACCAGCACGTAGTGGTCACCCATGCGTACCCAATGGCTTTCCTTCTCGGGTGCTGGCAAGCCTTTGGCTTTCCAGTCCTTGATGGCCTCCTCGTCGCGTTTGTACTGGTCCGGGGCCTTGTCGCCCACTTCAAGCGTGCGATTGTGGGTTTCCGGGGCGGTGATGCTTTCTTCGCTGGAGGGCGCGGCGCTGACTGCCAGAGGCAAGCAGGGCAGGGCGGCGAGTAGCAGATAGTGAAGCTTCATGTGGTGCTCCTGATGGCGGCATACCTTATCTGCGACAGCGGCATGCGCGTGACAATTCACTCGCGATGCCCGCCAGTGCTAGAGTCGCATCTTTTTCAATACCCTGAGGATGGAACATGCGTGCGATTCTGCCGATGGCCGCAGCGCTGATGCTGGTCGGTTGTGCTTCTGCGACCATGGAGACGGCCCGCGGCGGCAAGCCGACTGCGCAGCTCGATTCGCACAAGGCGCCGGAACTGGTGGCCCAGTGCATCCAGTTCAGCTGGCAGGAAGAAAAGGTGTTCGGCGACGACGCCAGTGGTTACCTGGAACCCCGCAAGCAGGGCGGGTTCACGGTGTATACCCGTGAGGCCGAGGCGTTTGTGGATGTTTACCCCCAGGCGGGCGGGGCGCGGGTCGACTACTACGCGCAGAAGAATGACGGCGTGGCGCTGCAGCGCCGGGCAGCGGCGGCTACCTGCCTGTAAGGGCCAGTGCAGCCCGGTTGTTTGCTCGTTGGGTGTTTTTCGACCTTTACAATTTTTAGCAAGGCAGTGGTGTCGTAGATGAGCAGGTGACGGCTAGCATGAGCCGTCACCACTCAAGGAAGACACCATGGACCGCTCACTGCAACTCAACCGCACCAGCTGGGACGAACGCGCCCCGCTGCACGCTGCCTCCAAGGAATACGAAGTCGATATTCTGGTCCAGCGCCCCGGGCACCTTTCCGAAACCGTCCGCTTCGACCTGCCTTTGCTTGGCGACATCACCGGGCTGAACACCGTCCACCTGCAGTGCCACATCGGCACCGACACCTTGTCGCTGGCACGCCTTGGCGCCAAGGTCTGCGGCCTGGACTATTCGGCGGCTTCGCTGGTGGAGGCGCGGGCACTGGCCGAGCGTTGCGCGATGCCCATCGCGTATGTCGAGTCCGACGTCTATGCCGCCGACAAGGTACTGCCGGCAGGCACGTTCGACCTGGTCTACACCGGTATTGGCGCGCTCTGCTGGTTGCCCCGCATCGAGCCGTGGGCGCGTGCGGTCGCTGCGCTGCTGAAGCCTGGCGGGCGGTTGTTCCTGCGCGATGGGCACCCGATGCTGATGGCCATCAACGAAGACCACCAGGACCGCCTGCAGCTCGAATACCCGTACTTCGAGCACGAAGCGCCGACGGTGTGGCACAACGACCAGACCTACGTCGAGACCGAACAGCGCCTTGCCCACACCGAAACCCACGAATGGAACCACGGCCTGGGTGAAGTCGTGACTGCCCTGCTGGCGCACGGGCTGCAATTGACGGCACTGGTCGAGCACCAGAGCATCCCCTGGGAGGCGCTGCCGGGGCAGATGCTCAAGGGCAGCGATGGTGAGTACCGCTTGCGCGAGCAGCCTGCACGCTTGCCCCTGAGTTACACCCTGGTGGCGGTCAAAGCCTGATCAGGACAGGTAGCCGCCGTCGACGTTGAGTGCCGTGCCGGTGGTGTAGCTGGAGGCATCGCTGGCCAGGTACAACACCGCGCCGGCCATTTCCTTGGGGTCGGCCACGCGTTTGAGCGGGATCTGCTGCAGTGCGGCGTTCAGGATGGCGTCGTTCTTCACCAGTGCAGAGGCGAACTTGGTGTCGGTCAGGCCCGGCAGCAGGGCGTTGCAGCGAATGCCGAACTGGGCGCACTCTTTGGCGAAGACTTTGGTCATGTTGATGACTGCCGCCTTGGTCACCGAATAGATACCCTGGAAATGGCCGGGGGACACGCCGTTGATGGACGCCACGTTGATGATGCTGCCGCCGCCATGCTCGCGCATCAGCTTGCCGGCTTCCACCGACATGAAGAAGTAACCGCGAATATTCACGTCCACCGTCTTCTGGAACGCATTCAGGTCGGTGTCCAGCACGTTGCAGAACTGCGGGTTGGTGGCGGCGTTGTTGACCAGGATGTCCAGGCGCCCGAACTGTTCGCGGATGCCGGCGAACACCTGCCGGATCTGTTCCATCTCACCGATGTGGCAGGCCACCGCCGTCGCCTTGCCACCCGCCGCGATGATTGCCTCGGCCACCTGTTGGCAACCGTCTAGCTTGCGACTGGAAACGATTACATGGGCACCTTGCTGAGCCAGCAGGTGGGCGATGGCTTCGCCGATGCCGCGGCTGGCGCCGGAAACGAAGGCAATCTTGCCGTCGAGGTCGAACAGGTGGGTCTTGGACATGCTGTTTTCCTTGTTATCCGTCGTCGTGGCGTTGTTCAGAGGCTGGACTTCGCGATGACCTGCAAGCTCATCTGCTCCAGCAAGCGGTTCATGTGAATGAACTGGGCGAAACGCTTGTCCTGGGTCTGGCCGTGGAAGTAGCGGTAGTAGATCTGCTGGACGATGCCGGCCAGGCGGAACAGGCCATAGCAATAGTAGTAATCGAAGTTGTCCAGCGGGATGCCCGCGCGCTCGGCGTAGTAATCCACGAACTGGCGGCGGGTGAGCATGCCTGGGGCGTTGCTCGGCTGACGGCGCATCAGTTGCACCGGCGCCGGGTCGTCGGCCTCGATCCAGTAGGCCAGGCTGTTGCCCAGGTCCATCAGCGGGTCGCCCAGGGTGGCCATTTCCCAGTCCAGCACACCGATGATGCGCATGGGGTTGTCGGCGTCGAGGATCACGTTGTCGAAGCGGTAATCGTTGTGCACGATGGCGGGTTTCGGATGGTCGGCGGGCATTTTATCGTGCAGCCAGGCGGTCACCTTTTCCCAGCGCGGGGCATCCGGGGTCAGGGCTTTTTCGTAGCGGCTGGTCCAGCCCTCGATCTGGCGCTGCACGTAGCCTTCCGGCTTGCCCAGGTCGGCCAGGCCGCAGGCGTTGTAGTCCACCTGGTGCAACTCTACCAGGCGGTCGATAAAGCTTTTGCACAGGGCCTCGGTGCGGCTGGCGTCCAGTTTCAGCTCGGGGGGGATGTCCGAGCGCAGGATGATGCCCTTGACCCGTTCCATGACATAGAACTCGCCGCCGATCAGGCTGCTGTCGGTGCAGTGCACATACGCCTTGGGGCAGAAGGGGAAACCACTGTTCAACTGATTGAGGATGCGGAACTCGCGGCCCATGTCGTGGGCCGACTTGGCCTTTTGCCCGAAGGGCGGGCGGCGCAGCACAAAGTCCCGGCCCGGGTAGCTGACCAGGTAGGTGAGGTTGGAGGCCCCCCCGGGAAACTGGCTTATGCTCGGCAGGCCGTCCAGGCCGGGGATGTTGGCCTTGAGGTAAGGGTCGATGACGGCCGCGTCGAGTTCTTCGCCGGGGCGTACCTGGGTGGACTGGTCGGTGAGCGTCATGCGTTTTCCTTATTCTCGATCGCAAGGACTATTGGCTAATCTAATGGCCTGGCGGCGCTGGAACAAGCGTGCCAAGTGCCATATAGGCGAGGGTGTTGCAGGTCGATCACTGCACCGAATGCAGGGCAAAAAAAAACCGAAGCCGCCACGGCTTCGGTTTTTCGATCATCCGGTTTACCCAGCCCTCAGGACGGGAACAGCTCGCTGAGTTTCATCGACAGCATCATGTCGCCTTCAACGCGCAGCTTGCCGCCCATGAAGGCCTGCATGCCGTCGGTTTCACCACTGACGATGCCCTTCAGGGTTTCGCTGTCCATCACCAGGGTGCAGTTGGCGTCCGGGTTTTCGCCTTCCTGCAGGTCGCAGGTGCCGTCTTTGACGATCAGCGCGTATTGCTTGCCTTCGTCGGTGATGTTGAAGCCGAACACCAGGTCCAGGCCGGCGGCAGCGGATGGGTTGAACTTCTCTTGCATCTTTTTGACGGCATCAGCTACGGAGGTCATGGCGCATTCCTTATAGAGTTATTTACACGTCCCCGCAGGGACACAACAAACCGGGCTCATCGATAGGTGACAAGCTCCGGTACCCTCAACAGCTGCACATGGGCCTGGCTGTTGAAGGAGGCCAGTGCCACGTCGCGGCCGCGGAACTTCAGCTGGCTGAGCGACGTGTTGATGATCTGCCAGTTCAGCGCGAACGCCTGGCTGGGGGTAATACGGGTAACCAGGTGGAGCAGGGCGGCGATGGTGCCGCCCGATGTGAAGATGGCGACATTGTCGCCGCTGCCGGCGGCATCCAGCACGCGCTGCAGGCCACCTTGTACACGGTGGGTGAACGCCTGCCAGCTTTCCAGGCCATCGTCGGCGTGTTCGCCCGCGTGCCAGCGCTGCACCATCAAGGCGAACAGGCGCTGGAACTCGCTGCGGTGCTGCGCAGCGTTGCGCAGGATGTGCAGGGCATCGGGTTCTTCTGGCAGCAGCCCGGGCAACAGGGCGCGGATGACGCCATCGGCATCGAACTCATTGAACGCGGCGTCGGTCTCAACAGCCGGCACCGGGCAGCCGCTGGCATGCAAGGCCTCCAGGGCCAGGCGTGCGGTATCCTGCTGGCGGCGCAGGTTGCCTGCCACGCAGCGGTCCAGCCGAATACCCAGTTGGGCCAGGTGCTCACCCAAGGCCTGGCTTTGGCGCACGCCCACGGGCGAGAGGACGTCGTAGTCATCGGCACCGAAGGAGGCTTGGCCATGTCGGATCAGGTAGAGGTTGCCCACGAAAGGTTCCGGCCTGTTTGGAGGTTGCTGC belongs to Pseudomonas putida NBRC 14164 and includes:
- a CDS encoding histidine phosphatase family protein; protein product: MGNLYLIRHGQASFGADDYDVLSPVGVRQSQALGEHLAQLGIRLDRCVAGNLRRQQDTARLALEALHASGCPVPAVETDAAFNEFDADGVIRALLPGLLPEEPDALHILRNAAQHRSEFQRLFALMVQRWHAGEHADDGLESWQAFTHRVQGGLQRVLDAAGSGDNVAIFTSGGTIAALLHLVTRITPSQAFALNWQIINTSLSQLKFRGRDVALASFNSQAHVQLLRVPELVTYR